One part of the Leclercia sp. LSNIH1 genome encodes these proteins:
- the chbG gene encoding chitin disaccharide deacetylase, which produces MEYLLIVNADDFGLSKGQNYGIVEACRHGVVTSTTAMVNGEAIEHAAALSRDLPDLGVGMHFVLTLGMPLTAMPGLTREGVLGKWIWERAEEGTLPLEEIARELDCQFNRFVDLFGREPTHIDSHHHVHMIPAIFPLVAEFARRKGVALRVDRQADMPGEMGGDLPPTTDGFSSAFYGDEISEALFLSVLDRSVQQGERSLEVMAHPAFIDNTIRKSAYCWPRLTEMEVLTSTSLKYVIAERGYRLGTFGDL; this is translated from the coding sequence ATGGAATATCTGCTGATCGTCAATGCCGATGATTTTGGCCTCTCAAAAGGGCAGAACTACGGCATCGTGGAAGCCTGTCGGCACGGCGTGGTGACCTCCACCACCGCGATGGTGAACGGTGAAGCCATTGAGCACGCCGCGGCGCTCAGCCGGGATCTGCCCGATCTGGGCGTGGGCATGCACTTTGTTCTGACCCTTGGTATGCCGCTGACCGCTATGCCAGGGCTGACCCGGGAGGGGGTGTTGGGCAAATGGATCTGGGAGAGGGCAGAGGAGGGGACGTTACCCCTGGAGGAGATCGCCCGCGAACTGGACTGTCAGTTCAATCGCTTCGTCGATCTCTTCGGGCGCGAACCGACCCATATCGACAGCCATCATCACGTGCATATGATCCCGGCCATCTTCCCGCTGGTGGCCGAGTTTGCCCGCCGCAAAGGGGTGGCGCTGCGTGTGGATCGTCAGGCCGACATGCCCGGCGAAATGGGGGGCGATCTGCCGCCCACGACGGACGGTTTCAGTAGCGCATTTTATGGCGATGAAATCAGTGAAGCGCTGTTTTTAAGCGTACTGGACAGGTCCGTACAGCAGGGAGAGCGGTCGCTGGAGGTGATGGCGCATCCGGCCTTTATCGACAATACGATCCGTAAAAGCGCTTACTGCTGGCCACGACTGACGGAGATGGAGGTGCTGACCTCGACGTCGCTGAAGTATGTGATTGCCGAACGCGGGTATCGTCTGGGAACGTTCGGGGATCTGTGA
- a CDS encoding metal-dependent hydrolase yields the protein MTAEGHLLFSLACAVFAKNAELTPVLAQGDWWHIVPSAVLTCLLPDIDHPKSLLGQRLKWISKPIARACGHRGFTHSLLAVFAALTLFYLKVPDSWLIPADAIQGMVLGYLSHILADMLTPAGVPLLWPCRWRFRLPILRPQKGNQLERALCMALFAWAVWMPQTLPENGAVRWSSHMINSLQFQFNRFIHLQSEQ from the coding sequence ATGACGGCGGAAGGTCATCTGCTTTTTTCTCTCGCCTGCGCAGTGTTTGCCAAGAACGCTGAGCTTACACCGGTGCTGGCGCAGGGTGACTGGTGGCATATTGTGCCATCGGCGGTTTTGACCTGCCTGTTACCGGATATCGATCATCCTAAGTCGCTGCTCGGGCAGCGGCTGAAGTGGATCTCCAAACCCATTGCCCGCGCCTGCGGCCATCGTGGGTTTACCCACAGCCTGCTGGCGGTGTTCGCCGCCCTGACCCTCTTCTATTTAAAAGTGCCCGACAGCTGGCTTATCCCCGCAGACGCCATTCAGGGAATGGTGCTGGGTTACCTGAGCCATATCCTGGCCGACATGCTCACCCCGGCAGGGGTTCCCCTCCTCTGGCCCTGCCGCTGGCGTTTTCGTTTGCCTATCCTCCGCCCGCAAAAAGGTAACCAGCTGGAGCGTGCGCTGTGCATGGCCCTGTTTGCCTGGGCCGTCTGGATGCCTCAGACGCTGCCTGAAAACGGTGCCGTGCGCTGGTCTTCGCACATGATCAATTCGCTGCAATTTCAGTTCAACCGCTTTATTCATCTGCAAAGTGAGCAGTAA
- a CDS encoding 6-phospho-beta-glucosidase, which produces MQKKLKVVTIGGGSSYTPELLEGFLKRYHELPVSELWLVDVAEGQEKLDIIFDLCQRMVKKAGVPMTVHKTLDRRQALKDADFVTTQLRVGQLKARELDERIPLSYGYLGQETNGAGGLFKGLRTIPVVFDIIKDVQEICPQAWVINFTNPAGMVTEAVYRHTGFKRFIGVCNIPIGMKMFIHDVLALTDNDDLSIDLFGLNHMVFIKDVLVNGKSRFPELLDGVASGTLKASSVKNIFDLPFSEGLIRSLNLLPCSYLLYYFKLKEMLAIEMGEYYKGGARAQVVQKVEKQLFELYKNPDLDVKPKELEQRGGAYYSDAACEVINAIYNDKQAEHYVNVPHHGHIDNIPADWAVEMTCILGRDGAKPHPRLTHFDDKVMGLIHTIKGFEVAASQAAISGELNDVLLALNLSPLVHSDRDAEKLARDLILAHEKWLPNFAATIDKLKSEQH; this is translated from the coding sequence ATGCAAAAGAAACTTAAAGTAGTGACCATCGGCGGCGGAAGCAGCTACACCCCGGAATTACTGGAAGGCTTCCTTAAGCGTTATCATGAACTGCCGGTCAGCGAATTGTGGCTGGTTGACGTGGCCGAGGGCCAGGAGAAGCTCGATATTATTTTCGACCTGTGCCAGCGTATGGTGAAAAAAGCGGGTGTGCCGATGACCGTGCATAAAACCCTCGACCGTCGTCAGGCGCTGAAAGATGCCGATTTCGTGACGACGCAGCTGCGTGTCGGCCAGCTGAAAGCGCGCGAGCTGGATGAGCGTATCCCGCTGAGCTACGGCTATCTGGGCCAGGAGACCAACGGTGCAGGCGGCCTGTTCAAAGGGCTGCGCACCATTCCGGTGGTGTTCGACATCATTAAAGATGTACAGGAGATCTGCCCCCAGGCATGGGTGATTAACTTCACCAACCCGGCCGGGATGGTCACCGAAGCGGTCTATCGCCATACCGGGTTCAAACGCTTCATTGGGGTCTGCAATATTCCTATCGGCATGAAGATGTTTATTCACGACGTGCTGGCCCTGACCGACAACGACGACCTCTCTATCGACCTGTTTGGCCTGAACCACATGGTCTTTATCAAGGATGTCCTGGTCAACGGCAAATCACGTTTCCCGGAGCTGCTGGATGGCGTTGCCAGCGGCACTCTGAAAGCAAGTTCGGTGAAGAACATCTTTGACCTGCCGTTTAGCGAAGGGCTGATCCGCTCCCTGAATCTGCTGCCATGCTCCTATCTGCTCTACTACTTCAAGCTGAAAGAGATGCTGGCGATCGAGATGGGCGAATACTACAAAGGCGGTGCCCGCGCGCAGGTGGTGCAGAAGGTGGAAAAACAGCTGTTCGAGCTCTATAAGAACCCGGATCTGGACGTGAAGCCGAAAGAGCTGGAGCAGCGCGGCGGAGCATACTACTCCGATGCGGCCTGCGAAGTGATCAACGCTATCTACAACGACAAGCAGGCGGAACACTACGTCAACGTGCCGCACCACGGCCACATCGATAACATCCCGGCGGACTGGGCGGTGGAGATGACCTGCATCCTGGGCCGTGACGGGGCGAAGCCACATCCGCGACTGACCCATTTCGATGACAAAGTGATGGGCCTCATCCACACCATCAAGGGCTTTGAAGTGGCGGCAAGCCAGGCGGCCATCAGCGGCGAGCTGAACGACGTGCTGCTGGCGCTGAACCTGAGCCCGCTGGTGCACTCCGATCGTGATGCCGAGAAGCTGGCGCGGGATCTGATCCTGGCCCATGAAAAATGGCTGCCGAACTTCGCCGCCACGATCGATAAACTGAAAAGCGAGCAGCACTAA
- a CDS encoding L-cystine transporter has protein sequence MNFPLIANIMVFVGLLLLLAQARHKQWSLAKKVLVGLVMGVVFGLALQAIYGSSNPVLKESIQWFNIVGNGYVQLLQMIVMPLVFASILSAVARLHNASQLGKISFLTIGTLLFTTLIAALVGVLVTNLFGLTAEGLVQGTAETARLTAIETNYAGKVADLTVPQMLLSFIPKNPFADLTGANPTSIISVVIFAAFLGVAALKLLKDDAPKGQRVLTAIDTLQSWVMKLVRLVMQLTPYGVLALMTKVVAGSNLQDIIKLGSFVVASYLGLGIMFVVHAILLSVNGVSPLKYFRKVWPVLTFAFTSRSSAASIPLNVEAQTRRLGVPESIASFSASFGATIGQNGCAGLYPAMLAVMVAPTVGINPLDPVWIATLVGIVTVSSAGVAGVGGGATFAALIVLPAMGLPVTLVALLISVEPLIDMGRTALNVSGSMTAGTLTSQWLKQTDKTILASEDDAELAHR, from the coding sequence ATGAATTTTCCATTAATCGCGAACATTATGGTGTTCGTCGGCCTACTGCTGTTGCTGGCGCAGGCGCGTCATAAACAGTGGAGCCTGGCTAAAAAAGTGCTGGTCGGTCTGGTCATGGGCGTGGTCTTTGGCCTGGCGCTGCAGGCCATTTACGGTTCCAGCAATCCGGTACTGAAAGAGTCTATTCAGTGGTTTAACATTGTCGGCAACGGCTACGTCCAGCTGCTGCAGATGATCGTCATGCCGCTGGTCTTCGCCTCTATTCTGAGCGCGGTTGCCCGTCTGCATAACGCCTCCCAGCTGGGGAAAATCAGCTTTCTGACCATCGGTACGCTGCTGTTTACTACGCTTATCGCGGCGCTGGTCGGTGTGCTGGTCACCAACCTGTTTGGCCTGACGGCAGAAGGCCTGGTGCAGGGCACCGCGGAGACCGCGCGCCTGACCGCCATCGAGACCAACTATGCGGGTAAAGTGGCGGATCTCACCGTTCCGCAGATGCTGCTCTCCTTTATCCCGAAAAACCCGTTTGCCGATCTGACCGGTGCCAACCCGACGTCTATCATCAGCGTGGTAATTTTTGCCGCCTTCCTGGGCGTAGCTGCCCTGAAGCTGCTGAAAGATGATGCGCCGAAAGGCCAGCGCGTACTGACCGCCATCGATACCCTGCAGAGCTGGGTGATGAAGCTGGTGCGTCTGGTGATGCAGCTGACCCCGTATGGCGTTCTGGCGCTGATGACCAAAGTGGTTGCGGGCTCGAACCTCCAGGACATCATTAAGCTGGGTAGTTTCGTGGTGGCCTCGTATCTCGGTCTGGGCATTATGTTTGTGGTTCACGCCATTCTGCTCAGCGTAAACGGCGTCAGCCCGCTGAAATACTTCCGCAAAGTGTGGCCGGTACTGACCTTCGCCTTTACCAGCCGCTCCAGCGCCGCCTCCATTCCACTGAACGTGGAAGCGCAGACCCGTCGTCTGGGCGTGCCGGAATCGATTGCCAGCTTCTCTGCCTCCTTCGGTGCAACGATTGGCCAGAACGGTTGTGCGGGTCTCTACCCTGCCATGCTGGCGGTGATGGTTGCCCCAACGGTTGGGATTAACCCGCTGGATCCGGTATGGATTGCGACCCTGGTGGGGATTGTCACCGTGAGCTCTGCCGGTGTGGCCGGTGTGGGCGGCGGCGCAACCTTCGCGGCACTGATTGTTCTGCCTGCGATGGGTCTCCCGGTAACGCTGGTGGCTCTGCTGATCTCCGTTGAACCATTGATCGACATGGGGCGTACCGCACTGAACGTCAGCGGCTCCATGACCGCCGGGACGCTGACCAGCCAGTGGCTGAAGCAGACCGACAAAACTATCCTGGCAAGTGAAGATGACGCGGAGCTCGCGCACCGTTAA
- the chbR gene encoding transcriptional regulator ChbR → MEITTAREQQLFNGKNFHVFIYNKVESISGLHQHDYYEFTIVLTGRYFQEINGKRVLLERGDFVFIPMGSHHQSFYDFGATRILNVGISKRFFETHYSPLLPFCFVASQVYHVKSEFLNWIDTVIASLNFRDNEFDEFIETVTFYVVNRLRHYREEQQATDDIPQWLRTTVEMMHDKLRFGENALENMVALSGKSQEYLTRATQRYYQKTPMQIINEIRINFARKQLEITNYSVTDIAYESGYSSPSLFIKTFKKLTSFTPNSYRKNLTVIN, encoded by the coding sequence ATGGAAATCACTACCGCCCGGGAACAACAGCTGTTTAATGGTAAAAATTTTCATGTGTTTATCTACAACAAGGTGGAGAGCATCAGCGGTCTGCATCAGCATGACTACTATGAGTTCACCATCGTGCTGACCGGCCGCTATTTCCAGGAGATCAACGGCAAGCGGGTGCTGCTGGAGCGTGGGGATTTTGTTTTTATCCCGATGGGTTCTCACCATCAGAGCTTTTACGATTTTGGTGCCACGCGCATTCTCAACGTCGGCATCAGTAAACGCTTCTTCGAAACCCACTACTCGCCGCTGCTGCCGTTCTGCTTTGTTGCATCGCAGGTTTATCACGTTAAAAGTGAATTCCTGAACTGGATCGATACCGTTATTGCCTCACTCAACTTCCGCGACAATGAATTCGATGAATTTATTGAAACGGTGACCTTTTACGTCGTCAATCGGCTACGCCATTATCGCGAAGAGCAGCAGGCAACCGACGATATTCCGCAATGGCTGCGCACGACCGTTGAAATGATGCATGACAAGCTGCGTTTTGGTGAAAACGCGCTGGAAAATATGGTGGCGCTGTCGGGAAAATCCCAGGAATACCTGACCCGTGCCACCCAGCGTTATTACCAGAAAACGCCGATGCAGATTATTAATGAAATACGGATCAATTTCGCCAGAAAACAGCTGGAAATCACCAACTATTCGGTGACGGATATTGCTTACGAATCCGGTTATAGCAGTCCGAGTCTGTTTATTAAAACCTTTAAGAAATTGACCTCATTTACCCCTAACAGCTACCGGAAAAACCTCACAGTTATTAATTAA
- the cedA gene encoding cell division activator CedA codes for MKPLRQQNRPVISYQPRVEPAPPEHATKMDGFRDVWLLRGKYVAFVLIGERFRRSPAFTVPESAQRWALQVRQDEEVED; via the coding sequence ATGAAACCTCTTCGCCAACAAAACCGCCCTGTGATCAGTTACCAGCCTCGCGTTGAACCTGCGCCGCCAGAACATGCCACCAAAATGGATGGCTTTCGTGACGTCTGGCTGTTACGCGGCAAATATGTGGCCTTTGTGCTGATCGGGGAGCGTTTTCGTCGTTCTCCAGCTTTTACCGTACCGGAATCAGCCCAGCGCTGGGCGCTACAGGTCCGTCAGGATGAAGAGGTTGAGGATTAA
- the chbA gene encoding PTS N,N'-diacetylchitobiose transporter subunit IIA, whose protein sequence is MFDLENVVAEAEEVAENDLEEVVMGLIINSGQARSLAYAALKKAKQGDFDTAKEMMAQSRTALNEAHLVQTKLIESDQGEGKMKVSLVLVHAQDHLMTSMLARELVAELIELHEKMQ, encoded by the coding sequence ATGTTTGATTTAGAGAATGTAGTTGCAGAAGCGGAAGAGGTCGCAGAGAACGATCTTGAAGAAGTGGTGATGGGGCTTATCATCAACTCCGGTCAGGCGCGCAGCCTGGCGTACGCGGCGCTGAAAAAAGCCAAGCAGGGCGATTTCGACACCGCGAAAGAGATGATGGCCCAGTCGCGCACCGCGCTCAATGAAGCGCACCTGGTGCAAACAAAACTGATCGAAAGCGATCAGGGTGAAGGTAAAATGAAGGTCAGCCTGGTGCTGGTACATGCTCAGGACCATCTGATGACCTCCATGCTGGCGCGTGAGCTGGTGGCGGAACTCATCGAACTTCACGAGAAAATGCAGTAG
- a CDS encoding YniB family protein, giving the protein MTYQQAGRVAILKQIAGWVIFIPSVISTIISVLKFIYDHSEKQAGINAVMLDFAHVMIEMMRFNTPFLNFFWYNSPTPDFRQGMNIAFWIIFALIFIALALQASGARMRRQTRMIREGLEAQLILEKARGEEGLTREQIESRIVVPNNTIFLQIFTLYVLPVLMIVAGYFLFSLLGLI; this is encoded by the coding sequence ATGACATATCAACAAGCTGGTCGCGTTGCGATACTGAAACAGATCGCCGGATGGGTGATTTTTATCCCATCAGTTATCTCGACCATTATTTCTGTTCTGAAATTTATCTATGACCACAGCGAGAAGCAGGCCGGGATTAATGCCGTGATGCTTGATTTTGCCCATGTCATGATTGAGATGATGCGGTTCAATACCCCATTCCTGAACTTTTTCTGGTACAACTCGCCCACGCCTGATTTTCGGCAGGGGATGAACATCGCGTTCTGGATTATTTTTGCCCTGATCTTTATTGCCCTCGCGCTGCAGGCCTCGGGAGCGCGGATGCGCCGCCAGACGCGCATGATCCGCGAAGGGTTGGAGGCGCAGCTGATTCTGGAGAAAGCGAGAGGGGAGGAGGGCTTGACCCGTGAGCAGATCGAATCACGTATTGTGGTACCGAATAACACTATTTTCCTGCAAATATTCACGCTCTACGTGCTGCCCGTGCTGATGATCGTCGCCGGGTATTTCCTGTTTTCGCTGCTCGGCCTGATCTAA
- the kduD gene encoding 2-dehydro-3-deoxy-D-gluconate 5-dehydrogenase KduD, with protein sequence MILDAFNLSGKVAIVTGCDTGLGQGMALGLAQAGCDIVSVNRRVPEETAAGVKALGRRFLAIQADLSKQDAIESLVEQAVTGMGRVDILVNNAGTIRREDALTFSEKDWDEVMNLNLKSVFFLSKAVARQFIAQGQGGKIINIASMLSFQGGIRVPSYTASKSGVLGLTRLLANEWAQHGINVNAIAPGYMATNNTQQLRDDEQRSKEILDRIPAGRWGKPDDLQGPAVFLASSASDYVNGYTLAVDGGWLAR encoded by the coding sequence ATGATACTGGATGCCTTTAATCTTTCAGGAAAAGTTGCCATCGTTACCGGCTGTGATACCGGCCTCGGCCAGGGCATGGCGCTGGGTCTGGCCCAGGCTGGATGCGATATTGTCAGCGTCAATCGCCGCGTTCCGGAAGAGACCGCCGCAGGCGTGAAAGCGCTGGGGCGCCGGTTTCTGGCTATTCAGGCCGACCTCAGCAAGCAGGATGCCATTGAAAGTCTGGTTGAACAGGCGGTGACCGGCATGGGGCGGGTCGATATCCTGGTGAATAACGCCGGAACCATTCGCCGGGAAGATGCGTTGACCTTCAGTGAGAAAGACTGGGATGAGGTGATGAACCTCAACCTGAAGTCGGTCTTTTTCCTCTCTAAGGCCGTGGCCCGCCAGTTTATTGCCCAGGGGCAAGGGGGCAAAATTATCAATATCGCTTCCATGCTCTCCTTCCAGGGGGGGATCCGCGTTCCCTCTTATACCGCGTCAAAAAGCGGCGTGCTGGGGCTCACCCGGCTGCTAGCCAACGAGTGGGCACAACATGGTATTAACGTAAATGCCATCGCCCCGGGGTACATGGCGACCAACAACACCCAGCAGCTACGCGACGACGAACAGCGCAGCAAAGAGATCCTCGACCGTATTCCGGCGGGTCGCTGGGGCAAGCCGGACGATCTCCAGGGTCCGGCGGTATTTCTGGCCTCTTCCGCCTCGGACTATGTGAACGGTTATACCCTTGCCGTCGATGGTGGCTGGCTGGCGCGTTAA
- the hxpB gene encoding hexitol phosphatase HxpB, whose product MSTPRQIVAAIFDMDGLLIDSEPLWDRAELDVMASLGVDISRRHELPDTLGLRIDMVVDLWYAHQPWVGPGRDEVTDRIINRAITLVEETRPLLKGAREAVLLCKEQGLKVGLASASPLHMLEKVLIMFDLRDSFDALASAEKLPYSKPHPQVYMDCAAKLGVDPTACVALEDSVNGMIASKAARMRSIVVPAEENQHDARYALADVKLTSLQALTVAHLRG is encoded by the coding sequence ATGTCGACGCCACGTCAAATTGTTGCTGCCATTTTTGATATGGATGGATTACTGATTGATTCTGAGCCGCTGTGGGATCGGGCTGAACTGGATGTAATGGCGAGCCTGGGTGTGGATATCAGCCGCCGTCACGAGCTGCCGGATACCCTCGGCCTGCGCATCGATATGGTGGTTGATCTCTGGTACGCCCACCAGCCGTGGGTAGGTCCAGGCCGGGATGAAGTGACCGATCGCATTATCAACCGCGCCATTACGCTGGTGGAAGAGACCCGTCCCTTACTCAAAGGCGCGCGTGAGGCCGTATTACTCTGTAAAGAGCAGGGACTGAAGGTCGGTCTGGCCTCCGCCTCGCCGCTGCATATGCTGGAGAAGGTGCTGATCATGTTCGATCTGCGCGACAGCTTCGACGCGCTGGCCTCGGCAGAAAAGCTCCCGTACAGCAAGCCGCATCCGCAGGTCTATATGGATTGCGCTGCGAAACTGGGCGTCGACCCGACCGCCTGCGTGGCGCTGGAAGACTCGGTAAATGGCATGATTGCCAGTAAAGCGGCCCGGATGCGCTCAATTGTTGTTCCTGCGGAAGAGAACCAGCACGACGCGCGTTACGCACTGGCCGATGTCAAACTGACCTCCCTGCAGGCGCTTACCGTGGCGCATCTGCGCGGGTAA
- the katE gene encoding catalase HPII, giving the protein MSQNDKTHKPEQSPLHDASEAKPGMDSLAPADGSHRASPVPTPPGQEPTAPGSMKAPDTGNQKLNALEGVRKGGENFPLTTNQGVRISDDQNSLRAGTRGPTLLEDFILREKITHFDHERIPERIVHARGSAAHGYFQPYKSLKEITKADFLSDPDKITPVFVRFSTVQGGAGSADTVRDIRGFATKFYTDEGVFDLVGNNTPIFFIQDAHKFPDFVHAVKPEPHWAIPQGQSAHDTFWDYVSLQPETLHNVMWAMSDRGIPRSYRTMEGFGIHTFRLINAEGKATFVRFHWKPVAGKASLVWDEAQKLTGRDPDFHRRDLWESIEAGDFPEFELGFQLIPEEDEFKFDFDILDPTKLIPEELVPVQLVGKMVLNRNPDNFFAENEQAAFHPGHIVPGMDFTNDPLLQGRLFSYTDTQISRLGGPNFHEIPINRPTCPYHNFQRDGMHRMEIDTNPANYEPNSINDNWPRETPPGPKRGGFESYQERVEGSKIRERSPSFGEYYAHPRLFWQSQTPVEQDHIVGAFSFELSKVVRAYIRERVVDQLAHIDITLAQKVADNLGITLTDEQRNLAPPQDVNGVQKDPSLSLYAVPGGDIKGRVVAVLLNDTPRASDVLAVLQALKAKGVHAKLLYSRMGEVTADDGSVLPVAATFAGSPSLTVDAVVVPCGDIQSLLNNGDAAYYLLEAYKHLKPIALAGDARQFKPLLKVADQGEEGIVEGDTAAGTFMDELTLLMAAHRVWSRSSKIDQIPA; this is encoded by the coding sequence ATGTCGCAAAATGATAAGACCCATAAACCTGAACAATCCCCGCTTCACGATGCCAGCGAAGCGAAACCCGGAATGGACTCGCTGGCCCCGGCAGACGGTTCTCACCGCGCAAGTCCAGTCCCTACTCCGCCAGGCCAGGAGCCGACGGCCCCCGGCAGCATGAAGGCACCTGATACCGGCAACCAGAAACTGAATGCGCTGGAGGGGGTTCGCAAAGGGGGGGAAAACTTCCCGTTGACCACCAACCAGGGCGTGCGTATCAGTGACGATCAGAACTCCCTTCGTGCCGGTACGCGCGGCCCCACCCTGCTGGAAGACTTTATCCTGCGGGAGAAGATCACCCACTTTGACCATGAACGTATCCCGGAGCGCATCGTACACGCCCGCGGCTCCGCCGCACATGGCTATTTCCAGCCTTACAAAAGCCTGAAAGAGATTACTAAAGCCGATTTCCTGTCGGATCCGGATAAAATCACGCCGGTTTTTGTACGCTTTTCCACGGTACAGGGCGGGGCAGGTTCCGCCGACACGGTGCGCGATATTCGCGGTTTCGCCACCAAGTTTTACACTGATGAAGGCGTTTTTGATCTGGTGGGCAACAACACACCGATCTTCTTTATTCAGGACGCACACAAGTTCCCCGATTTTGTTCACGCCGTAAAACCGGAACCTCACTGGGCTATTCCCCAGGGCCAGAGCGCACACGATACCTTCTGGGATTACGTGTCGCTGCAGCCGGAAACCCTGCATAACGTGATGTGGGCGATGTCCGACCGCGGCATTCCGCGCAGCTACCGCACCATGGAGGGCTTTGGCATTCATACCTTCCGGCTGATTAACGCCGAAGGCAAAGCCACCTTTGTGCGCTTCCACTGGAAACCGGTCGCCGGTAAAGCCTCTCTGGTATGGGATGAGGCGCAAAAGCTCACCGGGCGCGATCCAGACTTCCATCGCCGCGATCTGTGGGAATCCATTGAAGCGGGCGACTTCCCGGAATTTGAGCTCGGTTTCCAGCTGATCCCGGAAGAGGACGAGTTCAAGTTTGATTTTGATATCCTCGATCCGACCAAGCTCATTCCCGAAGAGCTGGTGCCGGTTCAGCTGGTGGGCAAAATGGTGCTCAATCGTAACCCGGACAACTTCTTTGCCGAAAACGAGCAGGCCGCGTTCCACCCAGGGCATATTGTCCCCGGGATGGACTTCACCAACGACCCATTACTGCAGGGTCGTCTGTTCTCCTATACCGATACGCAAATCAGTCGTCTGGGCGGGCCTAACTTCCACGAGATCCCAATCAACCGACCAACCTGCCCGTACCATAATTTCCAGCGGGACGGGATGCACCGCATGGAGATCGACACCAATCCGGCGAACTACGAGCCAAACTCGATCAACGACAACTGGCCGCGCGAAACGCCGCCGGGGCCAAAACGGGGCGGATTCGAGTCCTATCAGGAGCGCGTGGAGGGATCGAAGATCCGCGAGCGTAGCCCCTCTTTCGGTGAATACTATGCCCATCCGCGCCTGTTCTGGCAGAGCCAGACGCCCGTTGAGCAGGATCATATCGTGGGCGCCTTCAGCTTTGAGCTGAGCAAAGTGGTGCGGGCCTATATCCGCGAGCGGGTGGTCGATCAGCTGGCCCATATTGATATCACGCTGGCCCAGAAGGTGGCGGACAATCTGGGCATCACCCTTACCGACGAGCAGCGTAACCTGGCTCCGCCGCAGGATGTGAACGGCGTACAAAAGGATCCCTCCCTCAGCCTGTATGCAGTTCCTGGCGGCGATATCAAAGGCCGTGTGGTGGCGGTATTGCTGAACGATACTCCACGGGCCAGCGACGTGCTGGCGGTGCTCCAGGCGCTCAAGGCCAAAGGCGTCCATGCCAAACTGCTCTATTCGCGCATGGGTGAAGTCACCGCCGATGACGGCTCGGTACTGCCAGTGGCGGCCACCTTCGCCGGTTCACCGTCGTTGACCGTCGATGCGGTCGTCGTGCCGTGCGGCGATATTCAGAGCCTGCTGAATAACGGCGACGCTGCTTATTATCTTCTGGAAGCGTACAAGCATCTCAAGCCGATTGCGCTGGCTGGCGATGCCCGTCAGTTTAAGCCGCTGCTGAAGGTGGCAGATCAGGGCGAAGAGGGTATCGTCGAAGGCGATACGGCTGCGGGTACATTTATGGATGAACTGACGTTGCTGATGGCGGCGCACCGGGTATGGTCGCGCAGCAGTAAGATTGACCAAATACCTGCGTAA